From a single Pirellulaceae bacterium genomic region:
- the pdxA gene encoding 4-hydroxythreonine-4-phosphate dehydrogenase PdxA: MTHLPAIALTMGDPAGVGPELVLRALAEEQIGRCCRLIVFGDRAVLRRCCEITGLPLPNCLVIPLRQFRQSGPGAPSSPVTIVDDPHIDLSSFQPGRLDRTCGQAAFEFIQTSIDAALAGQVDAVVTLPINKEALQLAGHNYPGHTEMFAERSAASDRWCMMQYSEKITCTFVTVHCGYSQVPQLLSVQRILDTIMLTDQALRQIRNRPPRLLVCGLNPHAGEHGLFGNGEEEQLIVPAIELARQQGVILEGPLPPDTAFLPNKLAGCDAVVCMYHDQGHIPVKALAFDSAVNTTLGLSIVRTSVDHGTAFDIAWQGQAQPNSLFAAIRLAAQLSKPAVESEI; this comes from the coding sequence ATGACACATCTTCCAGCCATCGCATTAACTATGGGGGATCCCGCTGGCGTCGGGCCTGAATTGGTTCTACGAGCCCTGGCGGAGGAGCAGATTGGGCGGTGCTGTAGATTGATTGTGTTTGGCGACAGGGCTGTATTGCGACGCTGTTGTGAGATTACGGGACTACCCCTGCCGAATTGCCTGGTAATTCCCCTGCGGCAGTTCCGCCAATCGGGACCAGGTGCGCCATCAAGTCCAGTGACCATCGTAGACGATCCTCACATCGACCTAAGCAGCTTTCAGCCAGGACGACTTGATCGCACATGTGGTCAGGCTGCTTTTGAGTTCATCCAGACTTCGATCGATGCGGCACTGGCGGGTCAAGTCGATGCGGTGGTGACGCTGCCGATCAACAAGGAGGCTTTGCAATTGGCCGGGCACAATTATCCGGGACATACCGAGATGTTTGCCGAGCGGTCGGCGGCCAGCGATCGTTGGTGCATGATGCAGTATTCAGAAAAGATCACCTGCACCTTTGTGACCGTGCATTGCGGATACAGCCAAGTCCCCCAGCTACTGTCGGTACAGCGGATACTGGACACGATCATGCTGACCGACCAGGCGCTGCGGCAGATTCGCAATAGGCCACCGCGTCTGTTGGTCTGTGGTTTGAATCCACACGCTGGCGAACATGGACTATTCGGCAATGGCGAAGAAGAACAGTTGATTGTGCCCGCCATTGAGCTGGCTCGACAACAGGGCGTAATCCTGGAAGGTCCCTTGCCGCCCGATACTGCGTTCTTGCCTAACAAACTGGCTGGCTGCGATGCGGTGGTCTGCATGTATCACGATCAAGGACACATACCGGTCAAGGCTCTGGCCTTCGATTCTGCCGTCAATACTACCCTCGGACTGTCAATTGTCCGAACATCGGTCGATCATGGAACCGCCTTCGATATCGCTTGGCAGGGACAGGCGCAGCCCAACAGCCTGTTTGCAGCGATACGACTGGCCGCACAATTGTCAAAGCCGGCAGTGGAGAGTGAAATATGA
- a CDS encoding sulfatase-like hydrolase/transferase, giving the protein MTVRQHAPLVVLWIGIMVSQAMTFGAYEQGETGERRPHFLIIVADDQSPLDLKVYDPKSQLDTPHIDRIATTGMVIDAAYHLGSYSGAVCLPSRYMIMSGRSLWRLPGAPGGKDRCPPDLHEHTLPAVLNRAGYITMRTCKQGNSYEAANRQFAVRHDQTKRGSTHSTGSPWHVDRVIEFLQSRAAEADMRPFLIYLGFSHPHDPRDGPKDLLNKYGAINHTDPHHPPAANTQAPRLPVNYLPAHPFSTTHDDVRDEIDVSGVWRRRDQATVRNEIGRQFACCEYLDQQVGRVLDHLESMGELDNTYVVYTADHGIAIGRHGLMGKQNLYQHTWRVPMIVSGPGIAPGSRATGNVYLMDLLATVCDWAGIAAPESNEGQSFRAVVEGQAPQLRDVMYGAYSGGAKPGIRCVQHGDWKLIQYAASDHNQHQLQLFNLAENPYELLVEHHDSQFAKLLDSAVDSQHRNLANDPQYARQLEAMRQLLDAQMQTWDDPYRTQY; this is encoded by the coding sequence ATGACAGTTCGCCAACATGCACCGTTAGTTGTGTTATGGATCGGAATCATGGTCTCACAGGCGATGACCTTTGGGGCTTACGAGCAGGGTGAAACCGGCGAACGTCGTCCGCACTTTCTGATCATTGTTGCCGACGATCAGTCGCCGCTGGACCTGAAGGTTTATGATCCCAAGTCGCAGCTAGATACACCACACATCGATCGCATCGCCACAACTGGCATGGTGATCGACGCTGCTTATCACCTGGGTTCATATAGCGGTGCCGTGTGCTTGCCATCGCGGTACATGATTATGAGTGGTCGTAGCCTCTGGCGACTGCCGGGCGCGCCTGGAGGTAAAGACCGCTGCCCGCCAGACCTTCATGAGCATACGCTACCCGCTGTATTGAATCGTGCCGGCTACATCACCATGCGGACCTGTAAGCAGGGCAACAGTTACGAAGCGGCCAACCGGCAGTTTGCGGTGCGGCATGATCAAACCAAACGCGGCAGCACACACTCAACGGGCAGCCCCTGGCACGTTGATCGCGTGATTGAGTTCTTACAGTCGCGAGCCGCCGAGGCGGATATGCGCCCATTTTTGATCTACTTGGGGTTTTCGCATCCGCACGACCCTCGCGACGGGCCGAAGGATCTGCTGAACAAGTACGGTGCGATCAATCATACCGATCCCCATCATCCACCGGCCGCCAATACACAGGCTCCGCGATTGCCCGTGAATTATCTTCCCGCACATCCGTTCAGCACCACCCACGACGATGTGCGCGATGAAATCGACGTGAGCGGTGTCTGGCGTCGGCGAGACCAGGCCACGGTTCGTAACGAGATTGGCCGTCAGTTCGCTTGCTGCGAGTATCTCGACCAGCAAGTGGGGCGCGTGCTTGACCATTTGGAGTCCATGGGCGAATTGGACAATACCTACGTGGTTTATACGGCTGACCACGGCATCGCCATTGGCCGGCACGGCCTGATGGGCAAGCAGAATCTGTACCAACACACCTGGCGGGTGCCAATGATCGTATCGGGTCCGGGCATTGCCCCTGGCAGTCGCGCGACGGGCAATGTCTATCTCATGGACCTGCTGGCCACGGTTTGCGACTGGGCCGGCATCGCCGCGCCAGAGTCCAACGAAGGGCAGAGCTTTCGCGCTGTCGTCGAGGGCCAAGCACCACAGTTGCGCGACGTCATGTATGGTGCCTACAGCGGTGGCGCCAAGCCTGGCATTCGCTGTGTTCAACACGGAGATTGGAAGTTGATCCAGTACGCCGCAAGCGACCACAACCAGCATCAGCTACAACTGTTCAATTTAGCAGAAAATCCCTATGAATTGCTCGTCGAACATCACGACTCGCAATTCGCCAAGTTGCTCGACTCAGCTGTCGATTCACAACACCGCAATTTGGCCAATGATCCGCAGTATGCCAGGCAGCTTGAAGCCATGCGGCAGTTGTTAGACGCACAGATGCAAACTTGGGACGATCCTTACCGTACACAGTATTAA
- the ettA gene encoding energy-dependent translational throttle protein EttA → MGRQYIFTMKSMTKKHGTKEVLKDIWLSFYPGAKIGVLGSNGAGKSTLLKIMAGVDREIDGEARLTDGFTAGYLPQEPQLNPNKDVQGNVEEAVAKRRAILDRYNEITGMLGEVTDDDKLQKLYDEMERLQDVIDANNLWELDRQVELSMTVMNLPPGDADVTKLSGGERRRVALCKLLIEQPDLLLLDEPTNHLDAESIHWLEHHLDQYPGTVVAVTHDRYFLDNVAKWILELDRGEGHPFEGNYTAWLEQKQARLEREQRQQLSRQKTLARELEWIRSSPRARQTKSKARIAAYEKLAAEDFEDRPDELEIQIPPGKHLGELVIEAKNLSKAYGDRLLIDKLNFSLPPGGIVGVIGPNGAGKTTLFRMLTGQEQPDGGSLRVGPTVELGYVDQNRDALNADNTVYQEISGGHEILEMGKRKMNSRAYVSKFNFRGTDQEKKVGVLSGGERNRVHLAKLLRRGSNVLLLDEPTNDLDVDTLRALEEAILNYAGCVVVITHDRWFLDRIATHILAFEGDGYVHWCEGNFDTYEQQRRERLGLSEGEVQKFRYKKLAT, encoded by the coding sequence ATGGGTCGCCAGTACATTTTCACCATGAAGTCGATGACCAAGAAGCACGGGACTAAGGAGGTTCTGAAGGACATTTGGCTGTCTTTCTATCCGGGTGCCAAAATTGGGGTGTTGGGCTCCAACGGCGCAGGCAAGAGCACGCTGCTGAAAATCATGGCGGGTGTTGATCGAGAAATCGATGGCGAGGCCCGGCTGACCGATGGATTCACGGCTGGATACTTGCCTCAAGAACCGCAACTCAACCCGAACAAGGACGTACAGGGCAACGTCGAAGAAGCGGTTGCCAAACGGCGAGCGATTCTCGATCGCTACAACGAGATCACCGGAATGTTGGGCGAAGTGACCGATGACGACAAGCTGCAAAAGCTGTACGACGAAATGGAGCGTTTGCAGGATGTGATCGATGCGAACAACCTGTGGGAATTGGATCGCCAAGTGGAACTGTCGATGACCGTGATGAATCTGCCGCCCGGCGATGCCGACGTTACCAAATTGTCCGGTGGCGAGCGACGGCGCGTGGCCCTGTGCAAACTGTTGATTGAACAGCCCGATTTGCTGCTACTGGATGAGCCGACCAACCACTTAGACGCCGAGTCCATTCACTGGTTGGAACACCACTTGGATCAATATCCAGGCACGGTCGTGGCGGTAACGCACGATCGCTATTTTTTGGACAACGTCGCCAAATGGATACTGGAATTGGATCGCGGTGAAGGGCACCCCTTCGAGGGCAATTATACCGCCTGGTTGGAGCAAAAGCAGGCCCGGCTGGAACGCGAACAGCGACAACAGCTCAGCCGTCAAAAAACGTTGGCTCGCGAGTTAGAATGGATTCGATCCTCACCGCGCGCTCGTCAAACCAAGAGCAAGGCACGCATTGCGGCATACGAAAAGCTGGCCGCAGAAGACTTTGAAGATCGGCCAGACGAATTGGAAATTCAGATTCCACCGGGTAAGCATCTGGGCGAATTGGTTATCGAAGCCAAGAACCTTTCCAAAGCCTACGGGGATCGCCTGTTGATCGACAAACTGAACTTTAGCCTGCCGCCAGGTGGCATTGTAGGAGTGATCGGCCCTAACGGTGCCGGTAAGACCACCCTGTTTCGCATGTTGACCGGACAAGAACAACCCGATGGCGGCAGTTTACGAGTCGGTCCGACAGTTGAACTTGGCTACGTCGACCAGAATCGCGATGCTCTGAATGCAGACAATACTGTGTATCAAGAGATCAGTGGTGGCCATGAAATCTTGGAAATGGGCAAGCGAAAAATGAATTCTCGGGCTTACGTTTCCAAGTTCAATTTTCGCGGAACCGACCAGGAAAAGAAAGTCGGAGTGTTGTCAGGCGGTGAGCGAAATCGTGTGCACCTAGCCAAATTGCTGCGACGGGGCTCGAATGTCTTGCTGCTGGACGAGCCCACCAATGATTTGGATGTTGACACGTTGCGCGCGCTGGAGGAGGCCATACTCAATTACGCTGGCTGCGTCGTGGTCATTACGCACGATCGCTGGTTCCTGGATCGAATCGCCACGCACATCTTGGCCTTTGAAGGCGATGGTTACGTGCATTGGTGCGAAGGCAATTTCGATACCTACGAACAACAGCGCCGCGAACGCTTGGGACTATCCGAAGGCGAAGTGCAAAAGTTTCGGTACAAGAAACTGGCAACGTAA